The genomic stretch CTCTTTTCTCAAGACGATAACTACTTGTTTTTACAGTCTTTTTTGGACAATTTAGTTGTTCACTTAAATATTCTATAGTGAGCGGTTCTGTGGTTTTTGATAAGGTTTTTTTACACTGATTAAACACGAAAAGAATGAGATTTCGTTGCACCCCAGTTAGGTGGAAAAATGAACATCCTGAAGCTACTTTGAGGTCACTTTGAAGTCTATTTGAAGCTACTTGTGGAGTCAGTTTTGAAGTCACTTTGAAGTCAGTTTTAGATTTTTCACTTAATTTATTGAAGTCACTTTGAAGTCTATTTGAAGATAGTTTGAAGTCACTTTGAGGTTCGTTTGAAGCTACTTTGAAGTCAGTTTTTGTAATGTCATTATTTTGATCAAAAGTATTTTCGTCTTCTAATGGGTCATCAAATACTCTATGTCGATGTATATTGAATTGTTGCTTAATTTTGCTAGAGCTATGCTGCGTTTCTAATGGTTTACTTGTTTTAGTAAAAAAGTTTTTCAAAACCTCGTCTTTTAATGCCATTTTATTCTCTATTTTCTATAATTCTATTCCAAAGTTCTTGTGTCAGCTCAAAATAATCTTGTGCTAATGGTGACTTTGGATCATGTTCTATTGCACTTTGTCTTAAAAGGATAGCTTCTTGTCCTTTAACACCACGGCGAATTGGAGTAGGGAGCACTTTTTCAGCATATTGATTAAGATAAGCTCCATATATTTGTTGGCTTAGCTTTGTTTTCTCTAGTAAAGTTGGGATAAGAAAAAAATTATCCCAATCAAGTTTCATAGCAGTTTGAAACTCAAAAAGCGTATTTAAGTTAGTTTGTAAAGCTTGATAAGTGCCTATATCACAGCCAATCGGAGAAATAATGCTATTTGATGTAGTAAGCGCATTTTCAATAAGCTGATTCCAGCTAGGACCATTATCAAAAATGATGACGTCATATTCTTGCAACTGTGGCACTAATTTATCTTTAAAAAGATACTCACGCCTTGACTCTAACCTTAGTTTTTTCTCTAAAACATTAAGATCAGTCGTTTCTGGAATAATGGACAGAGTAGGCAAAGCCGTTCGTTGAATTATTTTATCTAAGGGAACCTTGTCAAATAAATGGTGATATAGTCCAAGGTGTTGGTTTTTAAAGTCATCTAACGATTCTACTTCACTTGGCGGTAAAGCTATATCCGTGATTGAGCATTGAATATCAAGACCAATAACTATAGTTTTAAGACCATTTAATGCTAAGATTCTTGCTAGAGAATAAGCAAGAGTGGTTTTTAAAACACCTCCTTTTGCGGTATAGACACATATTATTTGTTGTTTATTTGGCTTTTTTAAGAAGCCAAAGCGCGCACCAATTTCCGGCAATTGATCAAGAGTCCATTGTCTGACGAGGGTGCTTCCGCGAGCCACTCTATTTGCCTTTGGTATTTCACCACGTTCTTCAGCATTCAATAATGTTTGTCGGCTTTTTACTTTAGTATCTAATCTAAATAGCCTATGTAGGTCAGTATTGGACCAAAATTTCTTTTCCACAAAATAAACCTTATTAGTATGTTTAGACGTTAATGATAAACATTTATTTAAAAATGTCTAATAATATTTATAATGAAACATTATGTTTAAACCACGAGATAAGATTAATTTTTAATTCTAACAATTTTCTAACGTAAATTGTGATTAAGCCATGCTTGGGTTATCCACATTTTCTGTGCGTAAGCCTGTGAGGAGCAAGCCCTCAGCAGAGGGTAGAGCAGGGCTGTTGATCGAAGAGTTAAAATATAAGCACATTGTTAATGCTTATAATACTCACCTATAAAAACACCGGCAGTAATTCTAAAACATCATCCATGCTGTGCCCATTTAAAGAAAGCAGGCCAACGGCCTGATCAGGAGAGAGATGTCGAAATAAAACAGCGTCTAGCACCGACTCTCGGGTTTCAGTGATGCTTTGCGTATTAGAGAGATTTTTTGATGTACTGTCTAAGAACGATTTAGGATTGCTGCTTGACCCACTACTGCTCGTTTGGCTGATGGTTTTTTTCTGTACGCGCGCTTGTCCGGCGAGTTTATCCATCATGTTGAGTGTGGCGGGGTCTTCTGTTCTAAAACAGAGCTTTT from Gammaproteobacteria bacterium encodes the following:
- a CDS encoding ParA family protein — translated: MEKKFWSNTDLHRLFRLDTKVKSRQTLLNAEERGEIPKANRVARGSTLVRQWTLDQLPEIGARFGFLKKPNKQQIICVYTAKGGVLKTTLAYSLARILALNGLKTIVIGLDIQCSITDIALPPSEVESLDDFKNQHLGLYHHLFDKVPLDKIIQRTALPTLSIIPETTDLNVLEKKLRLESRREYLFKDKLVPQLQEYDVIIFDNGPSWNQLIENALTTSNSIISPIGCDIGTYQALQTNLNTLFEFQTAMKLDWDNFFLIPTLLEKTKLSQQIYGAYLNQYAEKVLPTPIRRGVKGQEAILLRQSAIEHDPKSPLAQDYFELTQELWNRIIENRE